AGACACCGCCGTTCTTGCCGTCACCATTCACCACATACAAGTCCATCTCACCGGCGCCGTTCACCACGTAAGCCCCGCCGATGCCCACGTCCGACCAGGTGCCGGGGATAACCTTCCCCTTGTACATGACCTTCGGGCGGGAGACCAGCTTGTTCTTGTGGCCCGGATAACTGTAATACTCGATGCCGAATGGAACGTAAAACACGCCCATGTAAACATCGGTCATATCTATGGGGCTTATTCTGAGCGTGGCGCTGTCTATCTTTATCTTGCCGGAGCCGCCGGTGACCGCCGCGCTGTTCTCCACCTTGGGCGCATGCTCGTATTCCACCTCGCTGGACAGGTAAGCCCTGTCGTTGAGCTTTACGCCCATCCAGACAGTGATTTTGTGGTTGTCGAACGTCCTGTGGGCGCTTTGCTGGTCGGTATATTCGAACTGGTAATAACCGTGCCACGCTATCCTGTCCTGCCATGAGGATGGCTGGGCGGTGGCGGTAACGTCGAAAGCGGGCGTGGCTTCGGATTGCGCCAGCGCCGGAATCGAGGAAAGCAACAGAACCGCGGCGGCGGCCATAAAAGCTCTCATCGCCTGAAAATTCCGGTTAGACAGAAGCATGACTTCTCCCTTCTTTATTCAAATCCCGGTTAGCAAAAACGGGCCGCCAACACCTTTATGGCGGCTCGATCACTTAAACCCGGGAAATGTTCGCTCAATAAGGTTTTCAATAGTTTTCACGGCCTGCTCCCCGGCTACCGGGTCGGCCGCTTTTTTACCAACACCAAACACGCCTGGGTTGCCCATGGCCACTAACGCCTTGTCAAACTGTTCAAGTATCGCCTTTGAACGTTCGGGGCTCTGTTTTTTAACGTTCCCGTCCAGAACGTCAAGGTAACTCTGGCGCGCCATTGCCAAACGGGATTTGGATGTCTTGAAATTCCCCTCCCCATCTTTCAAGTTGCGCCACAGCTTTTCCCTTATGGAGAGGTAAACCATATTGGCCAAATGCGCCGCGGTTGCCGAAACGTCTTTCTTCGTAACCGAATCCCTGATTTTCGGAACCAGCTTGTCCGCTTCGAACAGGTGCCCCTTCTGAAGAGCCACACCTTCATCCGCAAGTTTTACCACGTCCCCCCACTGGCCAGCCCTGGCTGACGAAACGGCGGACTTGAAAATGGTGGCCATGGGGTCTTCTTTTTCACCATAGCCGTATGCGAAAGCGGAGGATGCGTAAAAGAACACGGAAAGGATTAGAAAATAGAAGCCGGTACGCGCCCTTAAAAGGTCAAGCTTTCCTGGCTTCATTCCCTACTCCTCTGTGATCCCTGGTGAATATGAACCATGCGCCCGCCAGATAGCCCAAATATGCCAAGGCCTGCAAGGACGACGGTGAAGAGTTATAACCGAACAGGGCTTTTAAGAATATGCCAAACTCGCTTTCATCGGACAAAAGCCAGCCGATGTCAAAAAGATGGCCGGTCATCAGTGGCAGGAAGCTTATGTCCTGCATTATCCCTATCATGTTCGCCAGAAGCCCGGCGGCGATTAGTATAATCAGCCCGCCGGTTATCTTGAAGAAGGTCTTAAGCGGAAGGGATTTCATGCCCAGGAAAATCATGGCCGTAACGGCAAGGGCCAGCGCCAAACCCAAAAGCCCGCCGTAGAACACATCCGAACCCATACTTTCCCCATATAGGGCGCCAAGGAAGAGGACCGTCTCAAACCCCTCGCGAAGCACGGCAAGATAGGCCATGAACGCCAGCGCGAACATGCTACCGGCGCTTATGGCCTGCTCCAGCTTCCGCTCCACCTCGCCTTTGACGCTTCCGCTGTTCCTGCTCATCCATATGACCATGTAGGAAAGCACCGCCACCGCAAAGCCCATTATTGAAACTTTTATATACAGCTCGGCGGCGGAATTTTCAAACCCGCTCATGAAAACCTGAATGCCCACCGCCAGGACAAACGCCGTTACAATACCCAACCCTACACCGGTGAAAATCCATTTAAACAGACCTTTAAGGCCGGAACGGGAAAGGTAGGAAAGAATGATCCCCACCACCAGGAAGGCTTCCAGCCCTTCCCGGAACGTGATAAGCATACCGCCAGTCATTTAAAGCAAAACCTCCCTGAAACACCACTGCGACGCCCCTCTGGCATGCGCCTTGTCGATATTGATAATGAATATCAAAAACGATAAGGCCGGTCAAGGTTTTTCTTTTTTCGAAGGGACGGCCTAATCGGGAGAAGCATTCTATTGTTAACAGGGGTGAGGTTGGCGCCAGTGACTGGCGGTGGTTACCGCCACTTTAATATGGTTATATTGACAATTGCCCGACAGTTTTTTATATAATGTCCGCTTTGAGCCGATAATCGCTATTGGGAGAGTGGGTACCCGGTAAAATGGATGCTGAAGAAGACGCATGTTCCGGCGGCGCAACGCCATCCTCAATATGCCTGAATTTTTTACAGCCCCACACCCTCACCTTAAGACACCCCGAACAAACAACCAGATAACCATCAAAAACCTCCGGAAGTAGCAGACAAGCCTTGGACATTTATTTTCTTTCCATTGCGGTGATAACCGGCTCCGG
This DNA window, taken from Nitrospinota bacterium, encodes the following:
- a CDS encoding FTR1 family protein; protein product: MTGGMLITFREGLEAFLVVGIILSYLSRSGLKGLFKWIFTGVGLGIVTAFVLAVGIQVFMSGFENSAAELYIKVSIMGFAVAVLSYMVIWMSRNSGSVKGEVERKLEQAISAGSMFALAFMAYLAVLREGFETVLFLGALYGESMGSDVFYGGLLGLALALAVTAMIFLGMKSLPLKTFFKITGGLIILIAAGLLANMIGIMQDISFLPLMTGHLFDIGWLLSDESEFGIFLKALFGYNSSPSSLQALAYLGYLAGAWFIFTRDHRGVGNEARKA